The Phragmites australis chromosome 15, lpPhrAust1.1, whole genome shotgun sequence genome window below encodes:
- the LOC133893639 gene encoding O-methyltransferase 1, chloroplastic translates to MPVLPRLAAPPAPSVRRAPPSLPPPRPPPPPPGYCSSSWNIRRPSPRGPLATAAEAPRGGALPEPEERDPFFLAALHAARLRDQESRRPDPLFIDPYAAVLLSYDVGHQDMDLVSQAVPCPDYYRLATRYIDDKLQNLIHSSENIRQIVLLTDGMDTRPYRLTWPRLSVVYNVSPGGVFNAATQQLRGTGAKVSRNCVLLHTPFESPDLQDSLCKNGFNGNRLSLWVLQGLPLFTPTSLENLLLVISNLAMKGSIFIGEVPHFSDWTAPMDMGSEQDKLENLFFTRGFQVSFEHYENIAKGVGLNLAPPGEQRGRVLFVAEQLRFSDAQMESFRMHFERMEEDADEEGFEEL, encoded by the exons ATGCCCGTGCTGCCGAGGCTCGCCGCACCGCCGGCCCCGTCCGTGCGCCGCGCGCCGCCGAGCTtgccgcctcctcgtcccccacccccaccacccggctactgctcctcctcctggaACATTCGGAGGCCCTCGCCGCGGGGACCCTTGGCCACCGCTGCCGAAGCCCCCCGCGGGGGCGCGCTCCCGGAGCCGGAGGAGCGCGACCCGTTCTTCCTCGCCGCCCTCCACGCTGCCCGCCTCCGCGACCAAGAGTCCCGCCGGCCAG ATCCTCTTTTCATTGATCCATATGCTGCCGTTCTTCTTTCATATGATGTTGGACATCAAGATATGGATCTAGTTTCACAGGCAGTGCCTTGTCCAGACTATTATAGGCTAGCAACCAGATATATTGATGACAAACTACAGAACTTGATACACAGTTCAGAAAATATTAGACAG ATTGTTCTGCTGACAGATGGAATGGACACTCGTCCATACAGGCTGACCTGGCCAAGGTTGTCTGTTGTGTACAATGTGTCACCTGGAGGAGTCTTCAATGCAGCAACTCAGCAGCTCAGAG GAACTGGAGCAAAAGTATCACGAAATTGTGTCTTGCTTCATACTCCTTTTGAATCTCCTGATTTACAAGACAGCTTGTGCAAAAATGGCTTCAACGGGAATAGGCTCAGCTTGTGGGTATTGCAG GGTTTACCTCTTTTCACACCCACGAGCTTGGAAAACCTTTTGCTTGTCATAAGCAATTTAGCTATGAAAGGAAGTATCTTCATAGGAGAAGTACCCCATTTTTCAGATTGGACGGCACCAATGGACATG GGCTCAGAGCAGGATAAGCTGGAAAACCTTTTCTTTACCCGGGGCTTTCAAGTCAGCTTTGAGCATTATGAGAATATTGCAAAGGGTGTAGGCTTGAATCTAGCTCCTCCGGGGGAACAACGTGGCAGAGTGCTTTTTGTTGCAGAACAGCTGCGGTTTTCAGATGCACAG ATGGAGAGCTTCCGGATGCATTTTGAAAGAATGGAGGAGGATGCCGATGAAGAAGGATTTGAGGAGCTATAG